A window from Salvia miltiorrhiza cultivar Shanhuang (shh) chromosome 2, IMPLAD_Smil_shh, whole genome shotgun sequence encodes these proteins:
- the LOC131013270 gene encoding protochlorophyllide reductase-like produces the protein MALQAATLLPCAFSIHKEGKSGASSKDSCLFGVTFSDQIKADSSLKTKRELGWRIRAQTAATAAPTFAPATPQGKKTLRKGTVVVTGASSGLGLATAKALAEGGKWHVIMACRDFLKAEKAAKSAGMAKENYTIMHLDLASLDSVRQFVDNFKRSGQPLDVLVCNAAVYQPTAREPSYTAEGFELSVGTNHLGHFLLARLLLDDLVKSDYPSRRLIIVGSITGNTNTLAGNVPPKANLGDLRGLQGGLNGLNTSSMIDGGDFDGAKAYKDSKVCNMLIMQEFHRRYHEDTGITFASLYPGCIATTGLFREHIPLFRLLFPPFQKFITKGFVSEEESGKRLAQVVSDPSLTKSGVYWSWNKDSASFENQLSQEASDLEKARKLWEVSEKLVGLTD, from the exons ATGGCTTTGCAGGCTGCTACTCTTCTTCCTTGTGCATTTTCCATTCACAAAGag GGAAAATCCGGCGCCTCTTCCAAGGACTCATGCCTCTTTGGAGTAACATTTTCCGACCAAATCAAAGCTGATTCTTCACTGAAAACGAAG AGAGAGTTGGGGTGGAGGATTAGAGCGCAGACAGCAGCGACGGCGGCCCCGACGTTCGCCCCGGCCACGCCACAAGGGAAGAAGACTCTCCGGAAGGGCACGGTGGTGGTGACCGGAGCCTCGTCCGGATTGGGGTTGGCCACCGCCAAGGCCTTAGCCGAGGGCGGCAAATGGCACGTGATCATGGCGTGCCGTGACTTCCTCAAGGCGGAGAAGGCCGCGAAATCGGCGGGGATGGCCAAGGAGAACTACACCATCATGCACTTGGACCTGGCGTCACTCGACAGCGTGAGGCAGTTCGTCGACAACTTCAAGCGTTCAGGGCAGCCTCTGGACGTGCTCGTGTGCAACGCGGCCGTGTACCAGCCGACCGCAAGAGAGCCTTCGTACACAGCCGAAGGGTTCGAGCTGAGCGTGGGCACCAACCATCTCGGCCACTTCCTCCTCGCAAGGCTGCTGTTGGACGACTTGGTGAAGTCGGACTATCCATCGAGGCGGCTCATAATCGTGGGGTCGATCACAGGGAATACGAATACGCTGGCCGGGAACGTGCCTCCGAAGGCAAACCTTGGAGATCTGAGAGGCCTCCAAGGCGGGCTAAACGGGCTCAACACGTCGTCCATGATAGACGGTGGGGACTTCGACGGGGCCAAGGCGTACAAGGATAGCAAGGTGTGCAACATGCTGATAATGCAGGAGTTCCACCGGCGCTACCACGAGGACACCGGCATCACCTTCGCGTCCCTATACCCGGGCTGCATCGCCACCACGGGGCTCTTCCGGGAGCACATCCCCCTCTTCAGGCTGCTCTTCCCTCCATTCCAGAAGTTCATCACCAAAGGCTTCGTGTCAGAGGAAGAATCTGGAAAGAGACTCGCGCAGGTTGTGAGCGATCCCAGCTTGACCAAATCTGGAGTTTACTGGAGCTGGAACAAGGACTCCGCCTCCTTCGAGAACCAGTTGTCGCAGGAGGCCAGCGACCTTGAAAAGGCAAGAAAACTCTGGGAAGTCAGCGAGAAGCTCGTCGGATTGACCGACTGA
- the LOC131013269 gene encoding lanC-like protein GCR2, which translates to MAADRFFPNEMPAYIPETQSAPAADDSLTKLLHLPLKTLSDRLKKDALDIKDTVVKESWLASGKRVRDFSLYTGDLGTAFLLFKAYQVTGDRTHLHISLDIIKACETAIQGSGRVTFLCGEAGVCAVGAVVAHHNGDEKLCQHYVSQLKEIKLSTDLPDELLYGRAGFLWACLFLNKHIGPNTVSSNRMRAVVNAIIRSGRQLGKGSCPLMYEWHGKRYCGAAHGLAGIMNVLMDVELKPDEAEDVKATLRYMIKNRFASGNYPSSEGNEADQLVHWCHGAPGVALTLVKAAQVFKGDEFVEAAMEAGDVVWNRGLLKRVGICHGISGNAYVFLSLYRLTGKPEYLYRAKAFACFLHDRAQTLISEGVIHKGDRPYSLFEGIGGMAYLFLDITEPSQARFPAYEL; encoded by the exons ATGGCTGCTGATCGTTTCTTTCCAAATGAAATGCCCGCTTACATCCCAGAAACTCAGTCAGCCCCCGCCGCCGACGATTCGCTCACGAAGCTTCTCCATCTTCCACTCAAGACTCTGTCCGACCGCCTCAAGAAAGACGCTTTGGACATCAAAGATACA GTGGTTAAGGAGAGCTGGCTGGCCTCGGGAAAACGCGTGCGCGACTTTAGTTTGTACACGGGGGATTTAGGAACTGCTTTCTTGCTGTTCAAAGCTTATCAAGTTACAGGAGATAGGACTCATCTTCATATTTCTCTAGACATAATTAAAGCCTGCGAGACTGCTATTCAAGGCTCTGG GCGTGTCACTTTCCTTTGTGGAGAGGCCGGTGTCTGCGCTGTTGGTGCTGTGGTGGCACACCACAATGGTGATGAGAAACTATGCCAGCACTATGTATCACAGCTCAAAGAG ATTAAGCTATCCACAGATCTTCCAGACGAACTATTGTATGGGAGAGCCGGGTTTTTGTGGGCTTGTTTGTTCTTGAACAAACACATTGGTCCTAACACAGTGTCCTCCAATAGAATG AGGGCTGTTGTCAATGCAATCATAAGGTCTGGTAGGCAGCTGGGGAAGGGAAGCTGCCCCTTGATGTATGAGTGGCACGGGAAAAGATACTGTGGAGCAGCCCACGGGCTAGCCGGGATTATGAACGTGTTGATGGACGTGGAGCTGAAGCCTGATGAGGCGGAGGATGTCAAAGCCACACTACGTTACATGATCAAAAACCGTTTTGCTAGTGGAAATTACCCCTCGAGTGAAGGAAATGAAGCAGATCAACTCGTCCATTGGTGCCACGGGGCACCCGGTGTTGCTCTTACTCTGGTGAAAGCAGCCCAG GTTTTCAAAGGAGATGAGTTTGTCGAAGCAGCAATGGAGGCGGGGGACGTGGTCTGGAACAGAGGCCTACTGAAGCGAGTAGGGATTTGTCACGGCATCAGTGGGAATGCCTACGTATTCCTATCGCTCTACCGCTTAACTGGGAAACCGGAATACTTATACAGAGCCAAAGCATTCGCCTGCTTCCTCCATGATCGGGCTCAAACCCTCATTTCAGAGGGTGTTATACATAAAGGTGATCGTCCGTATTCACTATTCGAAGGTATTGGGGGAATGGCTTATCTCTTTCTTGACATCACTGAGCCATCTCAGGCTAGATTTCCAGCCTATGAACTCTAG